A window from uncultured Desulfobacter sp. encodes these proteins:
- a CDS encoding glycogen/starch/alpha-glucan phosphorylase — translation MESQRRYPGKSPETNDQPATDLSEDIKHHIMTTLGNDFYPHRKDTYYKGLAYSVRDRLVKRWLNSQRSFYDRSAKRVYYLSLEFLPGRFLMNYVTNMQLNEACEKTLEETGFTLEEIEEQEWDAGLGNGGLGRLASCYMDSMASLNIPGYGYGIMYDYGIFYQTIVNGYQVEQCDNWVRWGTPWEFKRRGFLSKVQFYGRSEPYKNSEGTQCYRWVDTQNINAMACDILIPGYGTQNVNNMRLWAAMSTEDFSLQEFNQGDYIGAMESKVLTENISKVLYPSDEKEVGKELRLKQQYFLVAATFQDILRRFKKHNPDFKLLPDRVAVQLNDTHPAIAIAELMRLLMDEEDLEWNCAWDISVKTFAYTNHTVLPEALETWPVRIISKLLPRHMEIIYEINGRFLRVVEKLYPGNPDLLRRVSIIEDGPEQRVRMAHLAIVGSHTVNGVAALHSRIIKDKLFKDFNIIFPGKIINVTNGVTPRRWVLQANPALSALITETIGPDWITDLDQLKMLIPHADNPEFREKWRQVKFANKERLVKYIKRKVDMDVSPDTLFDVHVKRIHEYKRQLLNIFHVITLYNRIKKDPDKEMVPRTVIFGGKAAPAYVQAKLIIKLINSVAYVVNNDLDVNHTLKVVFLPNYCVSQAEKIIPATDLSEQISTAGLEASGTGNMKFALNGALTIGTLDGANIEIMEEVGEDNIFIFGLTAKEVEKKKAQGYNPWDYYNNDEDLKTTLDMVRLNHFIPGEPNLFLPIWDSLMAHGDHYLVLADYRAFIQAQEKVRALYLDQEQWTRTSILNTANMGKFSSDRAVREYARDIWGIEPLK, via the coding sequence ATGGAAAGCCAAAGACGTTATCCCGGCAAATCTCCGGAAACCAATGACCAACCCGCAACAGACCTTAGCGAAGATATCAAACATCACATCATGACCACCCTGGGGAATGACTTTTATCCCCATAGAAAAGACACCTATTATAAAGGACTTGCATATAGTGTTCGGGACAGGCTGGTGAAACGCTGGCTCAACTCCCAGCGCTCTTTTTACGATAGAAGCGCGAAACGGGTCTATTACCTCTCCCTTGAGTTTTTGCCCGGCCGATTTTTAATGAACTATGTGACCAATATGCAGCTGAACGAAGCGTGCGAAAAGACCCTGGAAGAGACCGGGTTTACCCTGGAAGAGATTGAAGAGCAGGAGTGGGATGCAGGCCTTGGCAACGGCGGACTGGGACGGCTTGCATCGTGTTACATGGACTCCATGGCGTCTTTAAATATCCCGGGCTACGGCTATGGTATCATGTACGATTACGGTATCTTTTATCAAACCATTGTCAACGGGTATCAGGTTGAGCAATGCGATAATTGGGTGCGCTGGGGCACCCCCTGGGAATTCAAGCGCCGGGGTTTTTTGTCCAAAGTTCAGTTTTACGGCAGATCCGAACCATATAAAAATAGTGAGGGCACGCAATGTTACCGCTGGGTGGATACCCAGAACATTAATGCCATGGCCTGCGATATTCTTATTCCGGGCTACGGGACCCAGAATGTGAACAACATGCGGCTGTGGGCGGCCATGTCCACCGAGGATTTCTCTTTGCAGGAATTCAACCAGGGCGATTATATCGGCGCCATGGAGAGCAAGGTGCTCACGGAAAATATTTCCAAAGTGCTTTACCCCAGTGATGAAAAAGAGGTGGGCAAGGAACTTCGCCTCAAACAGCAGTATTTCCTTGTGGCGGCCACATTCCAGGACATTTTGCGCCGGTTTAAAAAACACAACCCCGATTTCAAGTTGTTGCCGGATCGGGTTGCGGTTCAGCTCAACGACACCCATCCTGCCATTGCCATTGCCGAGTTGATGCGTCTGCTCATGGATGAAGAAGACCTTGAATGGAACTGCGCCTGGGACATTTCAGTAAAAACCTTTGCCTACACCAACCACACGGTGCTTCCCGAAGCATTGGAAACCTGGCCGGTCCGTATTATTTCAAAACTGCTGCCCCGTCACATGGAGATCATCTATGAGATAAACGGGCGATTTTTGAGGGTGGTGGAAAAGCTGTATCCGGGCAACCCCGACCTGTTGCGCCGGGTATCAATTATAGAGGACGGCCCGGAACAACGGGTGCGCATGGCCCATCTGGCCATTGTGGGCAGCCACACCGTCAACGGCGTGGCCGCACTGCATTCCAGGATTATCAAAGATAAGCTGTTTAAGGATTTTAACATTATTTTCCCCGGGAAAATCATCAATGTCACCAACGGCGTCACCCCCCGGCGCTGGGTGCTCCAGGCCAATCCTGCCTTGTCGGCGCTGATCACCGAAACCATTGGGCCGGACTGGATCACCGATCTTGACCAGCTTAAAATGCTTATTCCCCATGCAGATAACCCGGAATTTCGTGAAAAATGGCGGCAGGTAAAATTTGCGAACAAAGAGCGTCTGGTAAAATATATCAAGCGCAAGGTGGACATGGATGTCAGCCCTGATACGCTGTTTGATGTTCATGTTAAGCGGATTCACGAATACAAACGTCAGCTTTTAAATATTTTCCATGTCATCACCTTGTATAACCGGATCAAAAAAGATCCGGACAAAGAGATGGTGCCAAGGACGGTTATTTTCGGCGGCAAGGCCGCACCTGCCTATGTCCAGGCAAAACTGATCATCAAGCTGATCAATTCCGTTGCGTACGTTGTAAACAATGATCTGGACGTGAATCACACACTTAAGGTCGTTTTTCTGCCCAACTATTGTGTGTCCCAGGCTGAAAAAATCATACCCGCAACCGATCTGTCCGAGCAGATTTCAACGGCAGGCCTTGAAGCCTCGGGGACGGGCAACATGAAATTTGCCTTGAACGGGGCGCTGACCATCGGCACCCTTGACGGAGCCAATATTGAGATCATGGAAGAGGTGGGTGAAGACAATATTTTTATTTTCGGCCTGACCGCCAAGGAGGTGGAAAAGAAAAAAGCTCAGGGCTACAATCCCTGGGACTATTACAACAACGATGAAGATCTTAAAACCACACTGGATATGGTCCGGCTGAATCATTTTATCCCGGGGGAACCCAATCTTTTTCTGCCCATCTGGGATTCATTGATGGCCCATGGGGATCACTATTTGGTCCTGGCTGATTACCGTGCGTTTATCCAGGCCCAGGAAAAGGTCCGGGCACTGTATCTGGATCAGGAGCAGTGGACCCGGACTTCCATTTTGAATACGGCAAATATGGGAAAATTTTCCAGCGACCGGGCTGTCAGGGAGTATGCCCGGGATATCTGGGGCATTGAGCCTTTGAAATAG
- a CDS encoding thioredoxin fold domain-containing protein: MIPKSCFSRGAVVVLGIFVLLGSASLGRTASVCDHVTVAWLQSQVPVPKNAKLVYKKEQGALCEAVLSLDGGLAPVYAGKDFVVAGPMYKNGISITRKTMASLSEVADAERKRAKAKEAEAVEMRKAFFKTHVAELAELVSLQFAPGGSSEKFVYVISDPACGHCKALLDGLEEVAAETGLALKVVIYPVLGEKSKTMTAHVICEHLGYGAYKTLKKDDAAKGCETADQRINKTFDLLNKADISFVPLVVAQDGAWVVEGNDICSVREHLGLDPGIGEKSGGCKKSQDE, translated from the coding sequence ATGATACCCAAATCGTGTTTCTCAAGGGGTGCTGTTGTTGTGCTGGGAATTTTTGTACTTTTAGGCAGTGCTTCATTGGGCCGGACCGCATCGGTTTGCGACCATGTTACGGTGGCGTGGTTACAGTCCCAGGTGCCGGTACCCAAAAATGCAAAACTGGTATATAAAAAAGAGCAGGGCGCGCTTTGCGAAGCCGTGCTTTCCCTTGATGGCGGACTTGCCCCGGTATATGCAGGCAAGGATTTCGTTGTGGCAGGTCCGATGTATAAAAACGGTATATCCATCACCCGCAAAACCATGGCAAGCCTGTCCGAGGTTGCCGACGCGGAGCGAAAAAGAGCCAAAGCAAAAGAAGCCGAGGCGGTTGAGATGCGCAAAGCCTTTTTTAAGACCCATGTTGCAGAGCTGGCAGAATTGGTCTCTTTGCAGTTTGCGCCGGGGGGATCATCGGAAAAGTTTGTCTACGTGATTTCCGATCCTGCCTGCGGCCATTGCAAAGCCCTTCTTGACGGCCTGGAAGAAGTTGCTGCGGAAACGGGCCTTGCCTTGAAAGTGGTCATCTATCCGGTTCTGGGAGAAAAGAGTAAAACCATGACCGCCCATGTCATCTGTGAACACCTGGGCTATGGTGCCTATAAAACCTTGAAAAAGGATGATGCCGCAAAAGGGTGCGAAACCGCAGACCAGCGCATAAATAAAACCTTTGACCTGCTCAACAAGGCAGATATCTCTTTTGTGCCCCTGGTGGTGGCTCAGGATGGTGCCTGGGTGGTGGAGGGCAATGATATCTGCAGCGTACGCGAGCACCTGGGGTTGGATCCCGGTATCGGCGAGAAAAGCGGCGGCTGCAAAAAGTCCCAGGACGAATAG
- a CDS encoding LOG family protein, whose translation MDIPQIVSPDGYIDTIAVRSSGEAQADARFLFPKVSDYIVSALKEGKPWFFSGRSGNAQIGLLTDTHMPGDPAPTPEIDGSRILLAGMIRNLNPLLNNALDLFETGDEIGRLVVMDPELRIRDVRHYLHKRLFVGNRVGKGYYEGFDICQEVDPVTGQSCDYIEVALSSFQYCFEPAAMIRSSIGAVIKKGRSALNAIRSMVPMDPAKTILNPGALFVGAVKISLGDIYGIIDAVVTPEKENIIHLPARVLDPFRTFRNRQVELFHLGKTPVPLSDIRIRVRFFRSHNPLTVPLEKARVQEGYRLCDLLTHAEVSNLFEILDDDAMGLILNKGNFIQVPRALDPKSEAQLEIIKNCLAKSTQRRHEPSIPKSIGDRLKETLGKLSVLGGVNSRVFIGRHFPERDVVDALRRTGLRTFLINAENPSFADDDIRHMITLSHAGQDRCEFMRYDPVIDKLYSFYHGCFMEPDDWERFDRVRFWFAFYGSHTKAADNRLTIDLINRLALRLGDEMGIVHGGGPGLMKEANDLARRHNIMSVGIAIELEGENQASLTTCDGLIKYNEGLRLSRQDHLQKLSNLPVINTGGYGSAEELSITITSMKIHENPLAPIILLDPDNLWEDARKQTQKIAEKQYGPAFTPHLVKSCKNADQAETHVIEFLSDPDRWYKKNKIPVPSVEKARIKSARIRHSFLHMENVEVFSTPSPRLSSTL comes from the coding sequence ATGGATATACCCCAGATAGTCAGTCCGGACGGATATATTGATACCATTGCAGTTAGATCCTCCGGGGAAGCGCAGGCGGATGCACGGTTTTTGTTCCCCAAGGTATCGGATTACATTGTATCCGCTTTAAAAGAAGGCAAACCCTGGTTTTTTTCCGGAAGAAGCGGCAATGCCCAGATCGGCCTGCTCACAGATACCCACATGCCCGGTGACCCTGCACCCACGCCGGAGATTGACGGATCCAGAATTTTGCTCGCCGGTATGATCCGAAATTTGAATCCCCTTTTAAACAATGCACTGGATTTGTTCGAGACCGGGGATGAGATCGGCCGGCTGGTGGTCATGGACCCTGAGTTGCGCATCCGGGATGTCCGCCATTATCTGCACAAACGGCTTTTTGTGGGCAACCGGGTGGGCAAGGGCTACTATGAAGGGTTTGACATCTGTCAGGAAGTTGATCCTGTCACCGGACAAAGTTGCGATTATATTGAGGTGGCACTCTCGTCTTTCCAATATTGTTTTGAACCGGCTGCCATGATTCGATCGAGTATCGGCGCTGTCATCAAAAAGGGCCGAAGTGCCTTAAATGCCATTCGATCTATGGTGCCCATGGATCCCGCCAAAACCATCCTCAATCCCGGCGCGCTTTTTGTGGGGGCTGTCAAGATCTCGTTGGGGGACATTTACGGGATCATTGATGCTGTGGTCACACCGGAAAAAGAGAATATTATCCATCTGCCTGCAAGGGTTCTGGATCCTTTCCGCACCTTCCGGAACCGGCAGGTGGAACTGTTCCATCTGGGTAAAACCCCGGTCCCCTTAAGTGATATCCGTATCCGCGTTCGGTTCTTCAGAAGCCACAATCCCTTGACCGTCCCCCTGGAAAAGGCAAGGGTACAGGAAGGCTACCGGTTGTGCGATCTGCTCACCCATGCCGAGGTCTCCAACCTGTTCGAGATTCTGGATGACGATGCCATGGGGCTTATCCTGAATAAGGGCAATTTTATCCAGGTGCCCCGGGCCCTGGACCCCAAAAGCGAGGCCCAGTTGGAGATTATTAAAAACTGTTTGGCAAAAAGCACCCAACGCCGCCATGAACCTTCTATTCCCAAAAGTATCGGTGACAGGCTTAAAGAAACCCTTGGCAAGCTGTCCGTTCTGGGCGGGGTCAATTCACGGGTCTTCATCGGCCGACATTTTCCGGAGCGCGATGTGGTGGATGCCTTGCGAAGAACCGGGTTGCGAACCTTTCTGATCAATGCGGAAAATCCCAGTTTCGCTGATGACGATATCCGGCACATGATCACGTTGTCCCATGCCGGGCAGGATCGGTGCGAGTTCATGCGGTATGATCCTGTGATCGATAAGCTTTATTCTTTTTACCACGGATGCTTCATGGAACCCGATGATTGGGAGCGTTTTGACCGGGTACGATTCTGGTTTGCCTTTTACGGGTCGCATACCAAGGCGGCGGATAACCGGTTGACCATTGATTTGATCAACCGCCTTGCCCTGCGTTTAGGCGATGAAATGGGCATTGTCCATGGCGGCGGCCCGGGGCTGATGAAAGAAGCCAACGACCTGGCCCGCCGGCACAATATCATGAGCGTGGGCATCGCCATTGAGCTGGAAGGGGAGAACCAGGCCTCTTTAACCACCTGTGACGGATTGATAAAGTATAATGAAGGCCTGCGCCTGTCCCGCCAGGACCACCTTCAAAAGCTGAGCAATCTGCCCGTGATCAATACAGGCGGATACGGCAGTGCCGAGGAGTTGAGCATCACCATCACATCCATGAAAATCCATGAAAATCCCCTGGCTCCCATTATTCTTCTGGACCCGGACAATTTATGGGAAGATGCCAGAAAGCAGACCCAGAAAATTGCAGAGAAACAATATGGGCCGGCATTTACGCCCCACCTTGTGAAATCGTGTAAAAATGCAGACCAGGCAGAAACCCATGTGATTGAGTTTTTGTCAGACCCCGACCGCTGGTACAAGAAAAATAAAATACCCGTCCCAAGCGTGGAAAAGGCAAGGATCAAGTCGGCAAGGATTCGGCACTCCTTTTTGCACATGGAAAATGTGGAGGTATTTAGTACCCCCAGCCCACGTTTGTCATCAACGTTGTGA
- a CDS encoding 4Fe-4S dicluster domain-containing protein: MKWGSRAEKELSKVPFFVRKKVQKRVEKEAAERGKTMVSLDDVHASRKRFLSSMASQIKGYQLEACFSQGNCPNSCVEKDTLTPRLETLIISEDILGFLQKSVTGELRFHHELRISISHCPNGCSQPQIKDIGIIAAIYPGTQDALCSGCMACVDVCKERAVTLSDAPFPFIDSRACLGCGACVSACPTGSILSKEKGYRVQLGGRLGRHPRLGRELPGIFTEDQVIDIVGTCLAYYKKHSRAGQRFSTLLGDGEIPREIFQSV; the protein is encoded by the coding sequence ATGAAATGGGGCAGCCGGGCTGAAAAAGAGTTATCAAAGGTTCCGTTTTTTGTCAGAAAAAAAGTTCAGAAACGGGTGGAAAAAGAGGCTGCGGAACGTGGAAAAACAATGGTGTCACTGGATGATGTTCATGCCTCACGCAAACGGTTTTTATCCAGCATGGCATCCCAGATTAAAGGATATCAGCTTGAGGCCTGTTTCAGCCAGGGGAATTGCCCAAACAGCTGCGTTGAAAAAGATACGTTGACGCCGCGGCTTGAAACCCTGATTATTTCAGAAGACATTTTGGGATTTTTACAAAAAAGCGTTACTGGAGAACTCAGATTCCACCATGAACTTCGAATCAGTATTTCCCATTGCCCCAACGGCTGTTCCCAGCCACAGATAAAGGATATAGGCATTATTGCGGCCATCTATCCCGGCACCCAAGACGCTTTGTGCAGCGGGTGCATGGCCTGTGTTGATGTTTGCAAGGAAAGGGCCGTTACCCTGTCCGATGCCCCATTCCCCTTTATCGACTCCCGGGCCTGTCTTGGCTGCGGTGCGTGCGTTTCAGCCTGCCCCACGGGCAGTATTCTGTCCAAAGAAAAGGGATACCGGGTGCAGCTTGGCGGTCGGTTAGGCCGTCATCCCAGGCTTGGCCGGGAGCTGCCCGGTATTTTCACCGAAGATCAGGTCATTGACATCGTCGGAACCTGCCTGGCCTATTACAAAAAGCACAGCCGGGCAGGTCAAAGATTTTCCACCCTGCTGGGTGACGGGGAGATTCCCCGGGAGATTTTCCAGTCGGTTTAA
- a CDS encoding cupin, whose translation MKVLKLTETNSFDPGAMKRFFLVQTSEFLKIINFNLDAGVIFPVHSHDLDGELSIQVLEGKGWFLGENDTKIVADKGDILISEIREPHGVMADTKMRILVTIAPPI comes from the coding sequence ATGAAAGTTTTGAAGCTTACAGAAACCAACTCGTTTGACCCCGGAGCGATGAAGAGATTCTTTTTAGTTCAAACCTCTGAATTTTTAAAAATCATCAATTTTAATCTTGATGCCGGTGTGATTTTTCCGGTGCACTCCCATGATTTGGACGGGGAATTGTCCATTCAGGTGCTTGAAGGCAAAGGATGGTTTTTGGGGGAGAATGATACAAAAATTGTGGCCGATAAGGGGGATATTCTGATTTCAGAAATCCGGGAACCCCACGGCGTAATGGCGGATACCAAAATGCGGATTCTCGTCACCATTGCCCCGCCGATCTGA
- a CDS encoding ankyrin repeat domain-containing protein, producing the protein MRLLLLSILILTSLAACQQRNIYYSVSTHNSAEVMSYIEKGTPVDAKDKYGNTPLLLAVQYANYDITTYLIEKGADIHAINNEGMTTLHCACYSNSLLLAKLFIDKQVSVNTQNKDGWTALNYASYYGNARIVKLLIDKNADVNLPNKDGKTPLSYAKKYKYKDIETLLKTHGAI; encoded by the coding sequence ATGAGATTATTATTGTTATCTATTTTAATTTTGACTTCTTTAGCCGCATGCCAGCAACGCAATATTTATTATTCTGTTTCAACTCATAATAGCGCAGAGGTCATGAGCTATATTGAAAAAGGAACACCGGTAGATGCAAAAGACAAATACGGAAACACCCCACTGCTGTTGGCAGTACAATATGCAAATTACGATATAACAACATATCTTATAGAAAAAGGCGCTGATATTCACGCAATAAACAACGAAGGAATGACAACATTGCACTGTGCATGCTATAGCAATAGCCTGTTATTAGCAAAATTATTTATCGATAAGCAAGTGAGCGTAAATACGCAAAATAAAGATGGGTGGACAGCTTTGAATTATGCCTCCTATTATGGCAACGCGAGAATAGTGAAACTATTGATTGATAAAAACGCTGATGTTAACCTACCAAACAAGGATGGAAAAACGCCACTCTCATATGCCAAGAAATACAAATACAAAGATATAGAAACGTTACTCAAAACGCATGGAGCAATATAG
- a CDS encoding ATP-binding cassette domain-containing protein, with protein sequence MTMKPAVSFENVSMAFGRHTLFKNLNLDIAPGQVVGIQGPSGAGKSTLLKMAAGLMRPANGRVWVHASPLGYVFQEPRLLGWFSARENISLALEATGMSGKMAKQTASRYFKDFDLAGFENHYPRELSGGMNQRISIARALSIQPGLLLLDEPFTGLDPDLKDRVKERIWTVVEKTKACVIHVTHSKQELLPGTHALFTLDRGRLYPDSV encoded by the coding sequence ATGACGATGAAGCCTGCGGTCTCCTTTGAAAATGTATCCATGGCCTTTGGCCGGCATACTCTTTTTAAGAACCTTAACCTTGATATCGCCCCGGGGCAGGTGGTGGGCATCCAGGGGCCGAGCGGGGCCGGCAAATCCACGTTGCTGAAGATGGCGGCAGGGTTGATGCGACCTGCTAACGGTCGGGTTTGGGTGCATGCAAGTCCGTTGGGATACGTATTCCAGGAACCCCGGCTGCTCGGGTGGTTTTCGGCCCGGGAAAATATCAGTCTGGCTCTGGAAGCAACCGGCATGTCAGGAAAAATGGCGAAACAAACCGCGTCAAGATATTTTAAGGATTTTGACTTGGCCGGGTTTGAAAATCATTATCCCCGGGAATTGTCGGGGGGCATGAACCAGCGGATTTCCATTGCAAGGGCACTTTCTATCCAGCCTGGACTCCTTCTTTTGGATGAACCCTTCACAGGCCTTGATCCTGACTTGAAAGACCGGGTCAAGGAACGGATTTGGACCGTTGTAGAGAAGACAAAAGCCTGCGTGATTCATGTTACCCATTCAAAACAGGAGCTATTGCCCGGGACACATGCCCTTTTTACCCTGGACAGGGGCCGGCTCTACCCGGATTCAGTTTAA
- a CDS encoding ABC transporter permease subunit has translation MKDFLCFGFQTLPLKGTQVFAGLGILGLFLAWHHASCAFSGLVVPAPGETLAAAARLLSDTGFWAGHLLVSLRRMGLALGAGILAGGILGLVAGLVPQVRGLVEPVRWILTTVPGVVIVIVFMLWFGMGDVMVISIAASMGVPIIFVNLADALGRVDRHLLEMARVYRFSLKMRLVKVYAMAVAGPFFSALVIAGGNIVRVSVLAEVMGADKGIGHCMALARTRLDTPELYALALISMCVAAGMEFFIFRPMERRMKGLCL, from the coding sequence ATGAAAGATTTTTTATGTTTTGGGTTTCAGACGTTGCCATTGAAGGGGACACAGGTATTCGCAGGTTTGGGCATCTTGGGGCTGTTTTTGGCTTGGCACCATGCCTCCTGCGCTTTTTCCGGCCTGGTGGTGCCAGCCCCGGGTGAAACCCTGGCTGCCGCGGCAAGACTTTTGTCCGACACAGGGTTTTGGGCCGGACATTTATTGGTGAGCCTTCGGCGCATGGGCCTGGCCCTGGGGGCCGGTATCCTGGCCGGGGGGATTCTGGGGCTTGTGGCCGGTCTGGTGCCCCAGGTCCGTGGCCTTGTGGAACCGGTGCGCTGGATTCTGACCACGGTGCCGGGGGTGGTGATTGTCATTGTGTTTATGCTCTGGTTCGGTATGGGAGATGTGATGGTTATCTCCATTGCCGCCAGCATGGGGGTACCCATTATTTTTGTCAATCTGGCTGATGCCCTGGGCCGGGTGGATCGTCATCTTCTGGAGATGGCCCGGGTCTACCGGTTCAGCCTTAAAATGCGGCTGGTCAAGGTCTATGCCATGGCTGTGGCAGGGCCGTTTTTTTCGGCGCTGGTTATTGCCGGGGGCAATATTGTCCGGGTTTCGGTTCTGGCCGAAGTCATGGGGGCAGACAAAGGCATCGGCCACTGCATGGCCCTGGCCCGGACCCGGCTGGATACACCGGAACTATATGCCCTGGCCCTGATCAGTATGTGTGTGGCCGCAGGTATGGAATTTTTCATATTCCGGCCCATGGAGCGGCGGATGAAAGGCCTGTGTTTATGA
- a CDS encoding methyltransferase, translating into MKLNDNDVPMDPLFDILVGPVKMAVLQAALDLKIADVLEQGMTVQAVARALDVRTDTQALGAFLDSMTAMGFLEKQNGIYRDTHFALRYLHSQSLLYMKNFVSRMKGMQHKNLDRIADIIKNGPPDVEKSEVLASEVKWEKAVSHLAAYQRAGMAKQAADLVQSLPEFKEARKLLDLGGGPGLMGAEMVRRHPNLKGVLLDQAAIVHLAEKEIRKEGLAERISFIAGDYNETDLGSGYDIVWASHNLYYVRDPQPFYTRLKRALTDKGVVICLHEGLTCERTRPAGIVLSRLSLALEGQDVSFERGQIAGYLKSAGFARVESRTVNLGVDEWELVTARKIP; encoded by the coding sequence ATGAAGCTAAATGATAATGATGTGCCCATGGACCCCTTGTTCGATATTTTGGTGGGGCCGGTTAAAATGGCGGTTTTGCAGGCCGCTTTGGATTTGAAAATAGCCGATGTCCTGGAACAAGGCATGACGGTACAAGCCGTAGCCCGGGCGTTGGATGTCCGCACAGACACCCAGGCTTTAGGAGCTTTTCTGGACAGCATGACCGCCATGGGCTTTTTAGAAAAGCAAAACGGGATATACCGGGACACCCATTTTGCCCTGCGCTACCTTCATTCCCAAAGCCTTTTGTATATGAAAAATTTCGTTTCCCGGATGAAGGGGATGCAGCATAAAAATTTGGACCGGATCGCCGATATCATTAAAAACGGACCGCCTGACGTTGAAAAAAGTGAGGTTTTAGCTTCCGAGGTGAAATGGGAAAAAGCTGTGTCGCATCTGGCAGCCTACCAGCGGGCCGGCATGGCAAAGCAGGCTGCCGATCTGGTCCAGTCCCTGCCGGAGTTCAAAGAGGCACGAAAACTTTTGGATCTTGGGGGCGGCCCGGGGCTTATGGGTGCTGAAATGGTCCGTCGGCATCCAAATCTTAAAGGTGTGCTCCTGGACCAGGCCGCCATCGTTCACCTGGCCGAAAAAGAGATTAGAAAAGAGGGACTGGCAGAGCGGATATCCTTTATAGCCGGGGATTACAATGAAACGGACCTGGGCAGCGGATATGATATTGTCTGGGCCAGTCACAATCTCTATTATGTACGTGATCCCCAACCTTTCTACACTCGTCTTAAACGGGCGCTAACCGATAAGGGTGTTGTGATCTGCCTGCACGAAGGGCTGACCTGCGAGCGAACCCGGCCGGCCGGCATTGTCCTGTCCAGACTCTCCCTGGCTTTGGAAGGGCAGGATGTCTCTTTCGAACGGGGGCAGATTGCAGGATATCTGAAATCGGCCGGTTTTGCCAGGGTGGAAAGCCGAACCGTTAACCTGGGTGTGGATGAATGGGAGCTGGTCACGGCCAGGAAAATCCCATGA